Sequence from the Cellulomonas fimi ATCC 484 genome:
CAGGGCCGCATCCGCGCCGAGGGCGTGGCGGTGACGGGGGGCGTCCCCGTGGTGGTCCGCCAGACGGACGCGGCAGGTCAGCCGCGCGCCTCGATCAGCATGCAGGTCAACCGGGCCGTGCAGAGCCGGCGCCCGTCGGCGTCCTCGACGACGACGTCGTAGGTCGCGAGCGACCCGCCCAGGTGCACCGCGGTCGCGGTCCCCGTCACCGCACCGGACCGCGCCGACCGGTGGTGCGTCGCGCTCAGCTCGATGCCCACGGCCGCACGACCCGGGCCGGCGTGCACCTGCGCGGCGTACGAGCCCAGCGTCTCGGCGAGCACGGCCGACGCGCCCCCGTGCAGCAGCCCGTACGGCTGGGTGTTGCCCTCGACCGGCATGGTGCCCACGGCGCGTGCGGCGGACAGCTCGAGGAGCTCGATCCCCATCCGCTCGAGCAGCGTGCCGGCGGTCGGAGGGGTCTGCGCGAGCGCGTCGGTGGTGTCGGACATGGCAGATAGGTTGGCACCCGTGAGCGACGCACAGCCAGCCGCCCTGTCCACGACAACCCCGGCGACACCGGTCGGGCCCGCGCGGCTCCTGCTGATCGACGGCCACTCGATGGCGTACCGCGCGTTCTTCGCGCTCCCGGTCGACAAGTTCGCGACGTCGACGGGCCAGCCGACCAACGCGGTCTTCGGCTTCACGTCGATGCTCGCGAACCTCCTGCGCGACGAGGAGCCGACGCACGTCGCCGTCGCGTTCGACGTCGGCCGCACGACGTTCCGCACCGAGCAGTACGAGGCGTACAAGGGGAACCGGGACGCGACGCCCGAGCCGTTCCGCGGCCAGGTCGCGGTCATCCAGCGCGTGCTCGCCACGATGCACGTCCCGGTGCTGGAGAAGCCGCACTTCGAGGCGGACGACATCCTCGCGACCCTGTCCCGGCAGGCACGCGCGCAGGGCATGCAGGTGCTCGTCTGCACGGGCGACCGCGACGCGTTCCAGCTCGTCAACGACGACGTGACCGTGCTGTACCCCGTCAAGGGCGTCTCGGAGCTCGCCCGCATGACCCCCGCAGCCGTGGAGGCGAAGTACGGCGTGCCCCCGGAGCGCTACCCCGACCTGGCCGCGCTCGTCGGCGAGTCCAGCGACAACCTGCCGGGCGTCCCGGGCGTCGGCCCCAAGACGGCCGCCAAGTGGATCACGCAGTACGACGGGCTCGAGGGGATCCTCGCGCACGCGGACGCGGTGACCGGCAAGGCAGGGGAGTCGCTGCGGGAGAACCTCGAGCAGGTCCGGCTCAACCGGCAGCTCAACCGTCTCGTCGACGACGTGGAGCTGCCGCTCGGCCCGGAGGACCTCGCCGCACGGCCCTGGGACCGCCACGAGCTGCACGCGATCCTCGACGAGCTCGAGTTCCGCACGCTGCGGGACCGGCTCTTCGCGATGCTCCCCGACGAGAGCGAGAAGCCGGCGGCCGTCGCGGCGGCGGCGCTCGACCTCGCGGTCCTCGGCGCCGGGGACCTCGGCCCGTGGCTCGCCGCGCGCGCGGGACGGCCGCTCGGCGTCGACGTGCGCGGCTCCGGCGCGCCCGCGGGGGGCGACGCGTGGGGGATCGCCCTGGCCGACGCGTCGGGGCAGGCGGCGGCCTTCGACCTGTCCCAGGTCGACCCGGCCGACGAGAACGCCCTCGCGGCCTGGCTCGCCGATCCCGCGCAGCCGAAGGTCGTGCACGCGTCCAAGGAGGCCTGGCACGCGCTCGCGGGGCGGGGGATGCCGCTCGCGGGCGTCACGTTCGACACCGAGCTCGCCGCCTACCTGTGCCAGCCGGACCGGCGCGCGTACGACCTGGGCGACCTCGCGATCGGGTACCTGCGCCGCGAGCTCGGCTCCGAGGACGCGCAGGTCGGCGGGCAGGGGGCGCTGGACCTCGAGCTCGACGGCACCGACGAGGGGCGCCGCGCGGCCGTGCGGGCGTCCGCGGTGCGGGACCTCGCCGACGTCCTCGCAGGTGAGCTGGGCGACCGGGGCGCGGACGGGCTGCTCCGGGACCTCGAGCTGCCGCTCGTCGACGTGCTGGCCCGGATGGAGCGCACGGGCATCGCGACCGACGGCGCCTACCTGTCGTCGCTCGAGAAGTCGTTCGACGCCCAGGTGCAGGACGCGGCCGCCGAGGCGTACGCGGTGATCGGCCGCGAGGTGAACCTCGGCTCGCCCAAGCAGCTCCAGGAGGTGCTGTTCGACCAGCTGGGCATGCCGAAGACCAAGAAGATCAAGACCGGGTACACGACCGACGCGGCGTCGCTGACGGACCTGTTCGCGCGCACGCAGCACCCGTTCCTCGAGCACCTGCTCGCGCACCGTGACGCGATCCGGCTGCGGCAGACCGTCGAGGGGCTGCTGCGCTCCGTCGCGCCCGACGGCCGGATCCACACGACGTTCCAGCAGACGATCGCCGCCACCGGTCGCCTGTCGTCGGCGGACCCGAACCTGCAGAACATCCCGATCCGCACCGAGGCGGGCCGCCAGATCCGGCGCGCGTTCGTCGTCGGCGACGGCTACGAGACGCTGCTCACGGCGGACTACTCGCAGATCGAGATGCGGATCATGGCGCACCTGTCCGGCGACGAGGGCCTCATCGACGCGTTCCGCTCGGGCGAGGACCTGCACTCGTACGTCGGCTCCCGCGTGTTCGGCGTCCCGACCGACGAGGTCACGCCTGCGATGCGCTCGAAGATCAAGGCGATGAGCTACGGCCTGGCGTACGGGCTGTCCTCGTACGGCCTGTCGCAGCAGCTGACGATCGAGGTG
This genomic interval carries:
- the polA gene encoding DNA polymerase I, giving the protein MADRLAPVSDAQPAALSTTTPATPVGPARLLLIDGHSMAYRAFFALPVDKFATSTGQPTNAVFGFTSMLANLLRDEEPTHVAVAFDVGRTTFRTEQYEAYKGNRDATPEPFRGQVAVIQRVLATMHVPVLEKPHFEADDILATLSRQARAQGMQVLVCTGDRDAFQLVNDDVTVLYPVKGVSELARMTPAAVEAKYGVPPERYPDLAALVGESSDNLPGVPGVGPKTAAKWITQYDGLEGILAHADAVTGKAGESLRENLEQVRLNRQLNRLVDDVELPLGPEDLAARPWDRHELHAILDELEFRTLRDRLFAMLPDESEKPAAVAAAALDLAVLGAGDLGPWLAARAGRPLGVDVRGSGAPAGGDAWGIALADASGQAAAFDLSQVDPADENALAAWLADPAQPKVVHASKEAWHALAGRGMPLAGVTFDTELAAYLCQPDRRAYDLGDLAIGYLRRELGSEDAQVGGQGALDLELDGTDEGRRAAVRASAVRDLADVLAGELGDRGADGLLRDLELPLVDVLARMERTGIATDGAYLSSLEKSFDAQVQDAAAEAYAVIGREVNLGSPKQLQEVLFDQLGMPKTKKIKTGYTTDAASLTDLFARTQHPFLEHLLAHRDAIRLRQTVEGLLRSVAPDGRIHTTFQQTIAATGRLSSADPNLQNIPIRTEAGRQIRRAFVVGDGYETLLTADYSQIEMRIMAHLSGDEGLIDAFRSGEDLHSYVGSRVFGVPTDEVTPAMRSKIKAMSYGLAYGLSSYGLSQQLTIEVSEAAGLMQDYFARFGGVRDYLTGVVDVARTTGYTQTILGRRRYLPDLTSDNRQRREAAERMALNAPIQGSAADLIKVSMLGVDRELTRRGLASRLLLQVHDELVLEVAAGEREEVEALVREQMGAAGDAATDGPLDVPLDVSVGVGGSWHDAGH
- a CDS encoding PaaI family thioesterase: MSDTTDALAQTPPTAGTLLERMGIELLELSAARAVGTMPVEGNTQPYGLLHGGASAVLAETLGSYAAQVHAGPGRAAVGIELSATHHRSARSGAVTGTATAVHLGGSLATYDVVVEDADGRRLCTARLTCMLIEARG